In the Hordeum vulgare subsp. vulgare chromosome 7H, MorexV3_pseudomolecules_assembly, whole genome shotgun sequence genome, one interval contains:
- the LOC123408746 gene encoding uncharacterized protein LOC123408746: MLERAPVSAPARLLQHAPSAPALLTEASLHAGRRISTRWPPPPHLCPLASHVSFQSREGIQGPGDQEQRARHARRHLPLQGHQAELPWCGEELMYKYLLGRDLLRFQYFIIRERNKFPLTRI, from the exons ATGCTGGAGCGCGCCCCGGTGTCGGCGCCGGCTCGGCTACTGCAGCACGCGCCGAGCGCTCCCGCGTTGCTGACGGAGGCGTCTCTGCACGCTG GCCGCCGCATCTCTACACGCTGGCCGCCGCCGCCTCATCTCTGCCCGCTGGCCAGCCATGTCTCCTTCCAATCCCGGGAAGGAATTCAGGGACCTGGTGATCAGGAGCAGCGTGCTCGCCACgctcgccgccatcttccacttCAG GGGCACCAAGCCGAGCTACCTTGGTGTGGAGAAGAGCTCATGTACAAGtatttattagggagagatttgtTGAGATTTCAGTATTTCATAATCAGGGAACGAAATAAATTCCCACTTACACGTATATGA